The genomic interval tcctagggtgagaAGGGCTTAAGTATGTTTCTATGGTAGAAAATTGCACGAAAGTAAATGCAATaagtaaatgagacaagagacaagaaATTTTCCacccgaggttcggaaactcatCGGTTTCCTACGTCCCCATTGAGACAAACCCAACTTCACCGCTCAAGCCATGAAGCCACCGAActccttcgtcaaggggtgggcatgGTGGGAGTCGGCCTCGAAACCAAACACACTCGAAAATGGGTTCAACCCAACCCGACCCATTCCAACCTTTTAACCGAACGTGTGCGAAgtggactacccaagcctcgatcactagggtagttcttccttcactccgaacaACCTAGGAGGCAACAACCTCCAAGAATAACAAGTATCGACCCAgctcggagatgatcaagtgtcATACTAGGTCAAACAATGAAATAATGCACTTGTCTTGGCTCAAACAACTCTCCAATACCAACAAGGACGAACAAATGCTCAAGGATTGTGAGAGTGGATGCAAGGAGTGTATGCAAGTGAAGCAAGTGCCAAGAGAGTTCTCTTGCTGCTGGTAGGGGAGTATTTGTACCACTACCcacaaaaactagccgttgggggtgAAATCTCCATCCTCGGATACTTGCCGATCGGACCGCCATGAGGTGGTCGGTCAGACCTACCTCTCATGTAACGTTTAGAAAACTAGTCATTATAGTGCATTTAATGCATAGGTAACGgctagccggtcagaccatcatgggtcggccggtcagaccaccagCAGCTTGGTCAGACCGGTGTCGGCTTTGGATCGCCAAGCCGGGGCCAACACCTCGGCTCATCGGccacccggtcagaccggcctagaCATGTCAGTCAGACCGGCATTtagcccacggtcagaccggcctcaaGGAGAAGGAAATATGAATGAAAGAATTCGAACCAAGTGACAATgcaaatgacctaatgtggcatttTGATCAACTCTTTACCTAGGTCATTACCTCTCCTGACAATACGGTAAAGCTAGCAAAAATTTGATCGCCCAACACCTCGATCTATTCAAATAAACTGCTAGATTTATCACCTCCGCTCGTTAACGCTAATGAGCTAAAAAGCTATTTTGTCTCGCTAAAGCTCCTTAATGAGCCCTATCTCATCTACATCATATCAATAATTTCAATTTTAccattttatcatatattaaaaaataataaacactactccctctatgccaaaatataaggcacaaccacttttctctcatgtctcataatataaggcgtgcatgcatgcatatattaacTAGCACCTCTTGGTCCAATAtaattgatttgttttaaatcCTATACATCAAATCTCCCAATCACATTGCTTGCATGCCTTAAGGTGATCCAACAAGAAGGTGATTAAatgttttcttggtctttgtgtTATGAGTGGTtgagccttatattttgggatggagggagtaactaataaAGAATGCATTAAATACAAATAGTTTAGTTTGGTGGCTCTACCATCGCTCCACCTCCAAGTCCAGTGACTCTGCCACTACTTCGCACACTAACTTTCTCTTTGGAGAATCGCTAGATCTAGCAAGGAGGATCTCGGATCTAGCATCTCTGCTCTCTGCCTGGTCGGCTCCTGCCTCCCCAAGTCCCTGTAAGGCGACAGCTCGGTCTCAGCGGCGACCATGACAATAGCGTGCATGACAACaaggaaagagaagagacatTTTGGTGGTTAGAGTGTGCGGCTGTGCATGCGAAAgtgaagaggagaaagaggtgTGGTGCAGTGCTTGGAGCGGCAACTAGTGGTTGCTgttggcatgagaagtttgcgGTCGACACAATTTCCTACCAAGTTCctcgtattttttttctctaagtaCTATTGCTATGTGGGTCACCAATCATTATAAAGAACTACTAGCTAAAAGGTGTGTGCATTGCAACATATATTATAAGAGATAAAAGTAAAAGCAAAAATTACAAGTTTATAGACATAACTAATTATTTAGGCATACAAAGCCGGGGATTGCTATCTGGCGCGCGCGCCAGCAACGGAAGTCACGCGCGCACCAGTTGTCACCCTGCCACCGTTTCTTTCCCTTTTCccgattttctctctcttttttctagCGTTTTTTTTTCGCGCGAGTTAGCTAATCGATTCGTTTTTTTGCCATATGTTTCCTATTTTAGCGCACCTCTCACGCTATTTccttttttcgttttcttttccgATTTTTGTTAGTTGCTAGCACACgtgtttttaaaaatttttgaattgaaagttttcaaatcttgacttgaaagtttcaaattttgagttgaaagttttcaaatcagggttgaaagttttaaattttgagttggaagttttcaatttttgagttgaaagtttttagatgtgagttaaaagttttcaaatctggtttgaaagttttcaaatatgggttgaaatttttcaatttttgggttgaaagtttcaagatttgagtttaaagttttcaaatatgggttgaaagtttcaaatttgagttgaaagtttttaaaaatttgagatgtaaaattgaaagtttttaaaatttgacttcaaaaattcaaattcaaatctgagttgaaagttttcaaaatttgacaccacctatagattttttttaatatgttacttaaaaaaattcttatgtTAATTATTGTTATTATCTAAAACTAAAACTAACATATTAGTTATCGTCATTACGTTAATACGTGTTTTCgaaaataattcaaaaaaaaagtcaaaccacCTCTGCGTACGCGCCggaaaaagaagtaaaacaaaGTGAAACCCTCCGCCGCTCCGCGTGCGCGTCGCCGGCGTGTACGCGCGAGGTAGCTTTTCCGTACAATGCCATATACAAAATAAAAGTGTTCACGTGTGAGAATCTTATGACCCCACATATCAGTAAGTATATAGAtgtaggccctgtttggatggAATATTTTTTAGCCCTCCCTCAAATAGTCCAAATAGCTCTAAAAGATCCAAAAGGGTGAGCTATCTGAGGGCTATTTGGAAataacccacccaaaaaaacTATCCCACCCAAGGAGTGCTAATTGGGGCTATTtttggtggggcccactgaaAAAGTGTCTTTTTCTCTTTATCTCTCTAGAAAGGTACATAAAGGCtaaatagctctcaaaataacccTTGGATCCAAACAACTTAAGGCTATTTTTTTGGAGGACTATTTTTTTATGCTaaaaatagctctcaaaataactctTGGCTAGTTCTCTAAACAGGGCCGTAGTAGTAGATGTGTTGTGATATTAAAGGCAAATTCGGATAACACTTTCAGAAGTACtccttttggaaaaaaaaggtaacTTAGATGAGGtcgtttttgtttgtttttttttttttaacggagggagtatagttgTAGTAGATGTGTAACATAGCCTAGGCTTTATAGGGTAGTGAAAAAATTGAGATAAAAGGTGGGGTACTCCGAGTATATTCCCCTTCCTTCCGTTGGCGTAAAAGAAACAGAGAGATCTCCcgtctcgtcgtctcctccgctccttccGCCTCCCCAACACGAGTCGCGCCGCCGATCTcagcaggggaggggaggggaggggatcctggtgaggtgagcatccacatcctcttcctgattcatctctctcccacccCACCGGGACTACTTTTGTCTGGAATTTGCTCGCGTCCGTTCGttaaaccctagcttctcttgtagatctggaagaagctcttctcttaattccagagccttaaccttaatactAGTAACactttgtttgtttgttcccccaaaagtttgggggttcaactgTCCCaggttggatccgcccctgccccctagccaaatgttttttttttaaaaaaaaattcaaagtcTTGGGTGTTCATGTGCCTTAAATTTATCatcggagggagggagtagtatgaCTCATTGAACGTAAATGCCATTATAATAGCATACATACCTGCTAAGTATTCAAGGAAGTCTTATCTCCTCTAGGTATCAAGGTTACCTGCCCATTCAAGCGTTTAAACATGAGCTGGCCACTCATTAAAACTGCTATGAAGTACACAACTGTAGAAGAGAATAGAATTCTATGTGTAACACCTCAGAAGTAATAAGGAGTAAGGTCCACAGTGGGTTTTGCCTGTCATACATTACATACATGTCTCCCTGATAAACTTAAATTTTGTATCTTCCATAAATTTGATATAGCTTGTGGTTTCAGTCTGACATTCTTGTTTTTTTCGTGACCAGCAAATATGGATGGACTGGTAGAGAATTTTGACGCAGATGATCTCGGCGAAATGCCTCAGAATCATTATAATGAAGAACAACTGATCCCCTACAGCGATGTGTCACATCCTTACAACGAAGAACCCGATAACATGGACAACGTAGAAGAGGGGAACCCATACATTCAGCAAGTGAGTTTGTACAGTGAAGAACCAGAGAATCAGTACAATGAGGAGCCATCAAACCCTTATCAGGAAGAGTCGGATAATGCATACAATGGGGAAGTGAAGCAACAGGATAGCTTGCCGGTAAAGGCTGATAAGAAATGGCCTGGTTGGCCAGGAGAGAGTGTTTTTCGTATACTGATCCCAGCCCAGAAGGTAGGTGCTATCATTGGCCGCAAAGGGGAGTTTATCAAAAAGATGTGTGAGGAGTCTAAAGCTCGCATAAAAATACTTGATGGCCCGCCTGGTGTACCAGAAAGAACAGTAAGTTCTCtatgaaataaaaaatcgaCTATACTCATTTGTTCAAGTAGTAGCACCATATTTCTTATGATGTCATGGTCATTATGTGCTAGGTTTAGGCATGTCCATGCATGAAGTCATGTTTCGTTAATTGTTGACTGCAACACTAAATTTTTTAGTGTTTTTATGCTCTCATCTGGAACTAATCAGCTATAGACTTCATGTTATAAATCTAGAATTGGGATGATTTACCAACATAGCAGCAATTCAAGCACCTCATTTCTTCATCTTACTCTTGATATTTAGGGAGCCAAAGCCACAAGTTTGGCATGCTCGATGGCTCAAATCTAAAGTTGGGCTGTAGCGCTGTTTGGTGGTTGTTTGTTGCAACCTGGAGGGCTCATTGTAACAGGGGGATATACTCATAAGAAAAATAGTTAGTTGAGCACTGGAAGTTCCCATGctgaaatttaaaatactttACTGAAGTCCTGTTGAACTTGCATGAATTGTAAGATGCGGTTACTGATTAGATATGTGGTTAAACTATGCACTTACGATAGCCTTATATGGTATTAAAATTACATTACATACAGCTGTAATGTACACAGAGGTGCAAATAATGAAGAATTTATTTAGTTTAGTATTGCCAGTGAAAATAATGGAGGATTGGCTGTGTAATTTTCAGGTAGCTTAGCTGAATTCCGGTCTTGGGTGTACTTACATGTACTTATATTACCCTTAAAATAGTGAACAGTTGGTTTATCTTCTGTGAGTAACAACTGTATAATCTACTATTGTACCTTGAGGATGATTTTATAATGCTTTAGGGGAAGCTGGCCATCTTAGTTATAGttaataagattaaaatcaAGCTTCAATCGTGAAACATAATTATTATCCCATTCCTAGCATTGGCTAAGTTCACATTTGTGAATACATCAATACAAAAGGAGAAAATATATGTCCCGATGAATGATCAATGATTTTCTTTCCCTGTACAACTTAAAATATTTAGTGTTTCAATAAAACaacttaaaatattttcatgcaATGTTAGTGGAAATCGCTAAACAAATATAACTAGTAAAAAGTAATCTCAGAGCATGCATGGCGACAAGTGCATTTGTCTTGGTCACATAAAACATAGTTGTGAAAAAGAAAGCTAAAATTTTCCATGGCATTGTTGCCATGATGTTTATGGTCCACAATATCAGATGGTTTATCAAACATCTGATATATCTGCTGTACCATTAATTCATTCTCCACTGCACTTTTTAAGTTGCAAGACACCTAGCTATGAGTTTCTTCACTTTCTAAACATTCATTTAGTATCTAGGTGTAAAGTCAATATGATATCAAATATTAGCTGAACAACGCTCAGAAAGTGCAGGAAAGTAAGCTCTGCGCACACATTAATAATAACGGCTCTAAAACTAATAAGACTAGAAGATCAAACTCCAAAATTGACTACCTTTCATAATAGTAACACAAATTAATGTTTACAGGTTGTGACTGCAGTCTAAGGCCCCAAATCAAATCACCATTCCCAAAACGATGAACAGACATGGTTTTGAAAGTTGGGATTCGTGCTTCTGTGCTGCAAATATGATCTAGTATTGAGTATTGGATGAAGATTCTTTTCAAGACATGCCACATATTATCTGGTAATTCTACGACCTATTTGATCTTTTGACTGAAAGGAAATCACAATCCCACCATTGGCACAAagtaaaagaacaaaaaaatgcAATTTAAAATTGGACTGGATGATGAATTAGATACTAATTTATAACCTGACACATGAAAATGAATACAGTTTTTTGGTATTCCTTCTGGAATTAGCTAAAGTTTTGTACTTTCATGCTATTTAAATTATGAACTAGGGaagaaattaaatttttaatcacttgaaaaaagaacaaaaatatatttaatcttTCATCATCTGGCTTTACGATTGGATGAATAATATAATATGACCAGTGTAAAATAGTAAGGTGAACAATAACCATGGGATGTTGAATTTGGTAAAGGAGCATAGTGACAAATAAAAAGTAATGGCGAGTCTCTTGGTTGTGAATACTCCTTGAATTCCGTCTATGTTGATTGTGCTATTCAATGTTTTGTGTTTCGTGTTTCTGTAGTCATTTTAGCATGATATGATCTGTTGCTGCGGGCTGAACTGCTAATTTGACTGCTATAATatggattaatataaaataagctGATGTGGGAGATTATATCTGATGATATTCAGCACCCACAATTAGGTCCTTATTTAATCCTAGCGTAACAAATATTGATTGTTTAGTTTATATGTGGAAAGATTCTTTGCCTAAATATGTGCAGAGAACACTTTCAGCTATTGGGCATTGTGAAGTTTACCTAGAAGAACCTAGTTATGGTACTGACAACATTTTATCGCTCATGTTTCAGTACAGTAGTATCAGCATAGCATATTTCACCTGTTCTGGCGTTCTTGAGTTCATCTTGGTCTGCGTATTGTTTCTCATACCATTATCCAGTACATCTACTATTTAGCTTTGCCtttgtaaagttttttttccccttttttacATTAATGTGGTGAACAATATTCTTTCCCATTTTAAGGTAATGATTTCAGCAAAGGATGAGCCAGATGCACCTATATCTCCAGCTATGGACGGGTTATTTAGAGTCTATAAACGAATAACTGATGGTTCAGATGGTGATTCTGGTCAACCTGAAAGAAATATTAGTAATGTAGGACCAACACGACTGCTAGTACCAGCTTCCCAAGCTGGCAGCCTTATTGGGAAACAGGGAGCAACCATTAAATCCATTCAAGATTCTTCAAAGTCCATTGTTCGTATTGTTGGTAAGGTTTTCCATATTTTTCTAGACATTatatttctttctctttctcataTATCATACAATACATACATTGGATCCTTGAGGTTATATTCTCTGTCTTGCTATTCCTACATAGAGGGCATGGGAGGGAACATATTTTTTGGACTGTCATGAAGAGAAAACCAGTGATACATCTTTTAATGCCAATTTTAACTGACACACCAAATTACAAATTCACGCTTCTTCAATATGCATATAAGCATATTAGATCTCCATTTCTTCATGCCATTGCAGAATTTGGTCTAGCAAGAATAAATTAGAGCAATGTTCTGAGCTGTTAGCTGGTTTCCTGTGAAATATTGAAAACCATATTCAGGTTTTTCTTTGTAAATATTGTTGTTCTTTTGAATGCTAATTAATATCAGAGGAAATAATATTGTTTGTGATGCTTTGGCACATGTCAGTGTAAAAGTCTTATTTTATCTGTGAACCGAATGCCATGATTGTTTTTTCTGTTAGTTGCTATGGTTTGGGACCTATGTTTTGCTTATAGctgaatataattattttttatagagAATTGTGAGCTCTTTACCATTATGTTTTATTCAATTCCAATTGTTATTGTTACAACATTTGGTTGTATTATTATAAGTTTGATTGCTGTTGGTTGATCATCTGTATTGGCATGCTGTTATAGCATATGGGGAATTCTTAATTGATACGTATATTGCATGTGCATATGTGATAAATATGCAAAAGGTAGTGTTAATTATCAGTCTTatgcttataaaaaaatattattatattattccatattttcttttcagaGACTTTGCCTCTTGTTGCACTAAATGATGATAGAGTTGTGGAGATACAAGGTGAGCCTGTTGGTGTCCAGAAAGCACTGGAATCGATAGCCAGTCACTTAAGAAAATTTCTTGTTGACCGCAGTGTTCTTCCTCTTTTTGAAGGGCAAGTAAGTTAGATTTTTCTCAGGCATCTGGTGAACCTCTCAGTAAATGGGTTCATTGCAAGCATTCTTTGATCACTAAATTTTCATCTCTACAGATGAAAATGCACAATGCACAGAGGGAACAAGCAATGGCAGCTCCTCAGCCTTGGGGCCCACCTCAACCTTGGGGCCCTCCTCCAAGCCACCTCCCTCCTGGTGGTCCAGGTTATGGTGGACATCCACAGTTCATGCCCCCAAGGCCGCAAGACAATTATTATCCTCCCCCTGATGTCCCCTCTATGGAAAAGCAGCCACACTACGGTATTTCTGCCTATGGACGAGAAGCACCAACTGGTGTTTCTGCTTCTGGGAATCAACCACCATCACATGTGGCTTCTCAGGTCAGTTTTTGTTGCACTTGAGCTAAACACGATAGTACTTTTATCTTTAAAATGCTAATTCACGAGGCAGCTACTGATATGTGCATCCGTCAAAAGGTTACACACAACATGCAAATTCCTCTCTCCTATGCTGATGCTGTGATTGGAGCAGCTGGTGCTAGTATTAGCTATATTCGTAGGCACAGTGGTGCAACAGTAACTATTCAGGAAAGCAGAGGTGCACCTGGGGAGATGACAGTTGAGATAATTGGTAGTGCATCCCAAGTCCAAACTGCCCAGCAACTAGTCCAGGTATATTTTCTTGCATGCTATTCTGTTCCTTACTTGTATTTGTATTGTCCTATGTTCTGCTTCTGCATGCTtcatttcattgtttttttcccttttttcattTCTGCAAATTCTATTATCTAAATATGGCTCATGGTATATCAGCTATACTAAATGCACTATACATTTCTTGAGTTGTTGACTATTGGATAGCTACAAATAATTTGTTTCATCTGAAAAACATGTATGGATATTACTGCATGTGAATATGCAATTAGTAAGGgctgagagggagggagagagagagtgagacttaggggctgtttggttggttgccacaCTTTGCCACGCCACACTTTAGCCATGCCATAGTTTTTtaggcatgtgtttggttcgCTGCCGCAATTGTGTTATGCCACACTTTCTTAActttgggacccacatgtcatgctctcaaatttagagctaagcatgccacacttgtggccaaCTATTTCTAAGCCACATTTATGccaccatgccacaactagcCTAAACTTAGTTATGGCAATGTTAGGCATCAACCAAACATCcccttaggctgcgttcgtttcaggggttcccaactcccccctcgttttccgcgcgcacgcttttcaaattgctaaacagtgcattttttgcaaaaagtttctatgcgaaagttgctttaaaaaaacatattgatccatttttgaaaaaaaaagctaatacttaaatAATCACGTGCTAATTAATCGCTCCGTTTCCCGTGTGGGAGGGATCAGTTCCCATCCTTCTGAAACGAACACAGCTTTAGAGACTTAGAAGCCTTAAGAAAAAGGTGCCATCAAAGAGATAGACCAAATGAAAAATATAGGGTATGTTTGGAGCTGCAGAAGGGGCCTAGACTTTCTGTGCAAGGACATCTGCTTGAtgaaagcaaaaaagaaaataaaaatcttgCTTTGAATGGCAACCTAGTCAACAACAGCAAAGAAATCCCATCTCTTTGTGGGGAGCCGAATTGCGGCTCCTACAGAGGAAAGCGAGAGGACAGAAAAAAAGTAGTATGCAACTGTGATTGTGGATCTTGCATGAGTCCTATAACCAAAACGTGGCTTCCCTTCTACCTGAACCTTGCTTAGGATAGCAAAGTGAGGAATCCATGTTCATTTTgatttcctgtgttttttctcaCCAAGTGTGGACGGCACTCTTCTTGAGGATGGGGTTATCTGATGTGGCGCCTCAACCTGAAACTGAACCTTTTTTGAGATGGTGGAGCCAAGCTACTAAAGACCGGCTGAAGGAGGTGCAAAAAGGGATTAACTCTTTGGTTACCTTAGTGGCTTGGGAGATTTGGAAAACATCGCAATGATTGTGTTTTCAATGGCGCAGAAAACGAGGGTAATCTTTGGTGTTTCGCAGGAGCAAGCCCTTCAAAAGCTCCTTAGTGGGATAGCAAACCTGGGCAGCTAGTGCTCCCCGGTGTGGTCTTGGGTGTGTGGGTCTCGGTGGGAGGGCTCGGGTCCTCCTACTGTGTTTTACTTTTACTTTGTTTTCTCTTCCCCTTCAATGAAATGCAGTTCTCCtgcgttttcgagaaaaaaaaaacatatagtcCCTGCTCGCCAGCTAACCCTTGTCTCAGCCCATgaaaatatgtacatatagATTATATACAATATGATTTgtgaaaagaaggaaaatgcCATGGAGAACTGATAAGATGAGGGGAAAATGTTATGGAGACCGATAAAGTGGGTTCACTGAAGATGCATGCTATAAGACTTGCAGATCAAAATGGCTTGTATTAACCTGGGAGAAAGTCAAACTGAACTTCTTTTCTGCCTTCCTTTCATGGGCTTCCAAAATAGTGGTGGTTGCTCCTGTATCAGAAAATGTCGAACACATGGTGAAGTGTCAAAAACATATTGAATGTATTTGGTGATGTGTTTTGGGCATCATTGGCACAATAACTAAACCACACATCTGGTATATCGAACACCCTGGAACGTCTTTGTGGTGACAGTGTTTTGGGGGACGGTCCTTTCGGCATCTCCCATGTATTtattcttcttaatgaaatgaagcgCAGCCCTCCTGTGTTTATGAGAAAGAAAACTAAACCACATATCGGTTGTTGCTTGCCTACCCCTTTTGGTTTGAAAATAAAGGAAATTAATCTTCATCGAATTATAGCAGTAGGGAGTAGTTTAGGAAAATATGAATTTTGTTGAAAGAACGATTAAGCATTGGCATTGTAACTACATGATCGAAGCAATCACAAAAGAGAGGAAAATGAACATGCGTTACGCCTTGCTACGATGTAATTTCCATCCTTCTACTTCTCTTAAGCTAACACCATCTGTTGCTTGCAGAATTTCATGGCAGAAGCTCCTCAGGGCCCTCCTCCGCCAGCTTCTAACCCTCCGGCTCCAGCAGTTGATCCGAGCTACGGTTCATACCCACCACCATATGGCGCATCCTACGGATCGGCTGCTTCAGGAGCAGGGCCTGCACCTCACAATGGAGGCAGCTACGGTGGCACCACCTACCCAAGCTATGGATACTAAGTATCAGCAACGCTCAGCTTAGCTTTGTGTCGGTTGATGAACAGTAGTACATTTTTGCTGCCGAATAATGACAATCCTGGATTCCTCAGTTGCGACTACCTTAAGCTCTTAGTTTACTTTTTCTACTCTTTTTGCCGTGTGTATGCCCAAGCAGTTTACTTTTGGAATATGTTTATTCTCGTGGTCTGGATTAGTTATATAGTAATCCGATGCTGCCCTTTGTCGTCGGAAACAAGTGGTTGACTGTCTTTAAACTCGATTTTGGGGTGGAAAGTGCTGAAATTTACCAAGCAAGTCGCGCATCAGACTACAGCTCTGATACCTATATCCCCTGTTAAGCTTGGTTTCatctctttatttttcttttccaaaaaggGAACACGCTTGGTTtcatctctttattttttttcttccaaaaaggAAATACTTTTCTTATGTCAACAGTCTAAAGTCTAAGCTGTACTACAAGTTTTCAGGAAGCGTCGTGTAATTTTCCTCTATTTTCAATCTCCTGCAGGATGGAACCTTCCATAAACACTCTTAAAGCTGTGGCCACGGTGTATCTACATCTGCTCTAGAAGGAAGAAGACTACCAATCGGGCGCCTAATCTAGGCGTGtaaaaatcggacgctgacgtcagTATGACGTTAGCGTCACGCATGcgtgcaaaaccactttaaactattt from Oryza glaberrima chromosome 3, OglaRS2, whole genome shotgun sequence carries:
- the LOC127766972 gene encoding flowering locus K homology domain-like, yielding MDGLVENFDADDLGEMPQNHYNEEQLIPYSDVSHPYNEEPDNMDNVEEGNPYIQQVSLYSEEPENQYNEEPSNPYQEESDNAYNGEVKQQDSLPVKADKKWPGWPGESVFRILIPAQKVGAIIGRKGEFIKKMCEESKARIKILDGPPGVPERTVMISAKDEPDAPISPAMDGLFRVYKRITDGSDGDSGQPERNISNVGPTRLLVPASQAGSLIGKQGATIKSIQDSSKSIVRIVETLPLVALNDDRVVEIQGEPVGVQKALESIASHLRKFLVDRSVLPLFEGQMKMHNAQREQAMAAPQPWGPPQPWGPPPSHLPPGGPGYGGHPQFMPPRPQDNYYPPPDVPSMEKQPHYGISAYGREAPTGVSASGNQPPSHVASQVTHNMQIPLSYADAVIGAAGASISYIRRHSGATVTIQESRGAPGEMTVEIIGSASQVQTAQQLVQNFMAEAPQGPPPPASNPPAPAVDPSYGSYPPPYGASYGSAASGAGPAPHNGGSYGGTTYPSYGY